In Mycolicibacterium gadium, the genomic window CCTGTCCCGCACCAGCCCTTCGGAGTCGCGCAACCGCGCGGTGATGCTCACCGTCCCCGCCGGCGGTGCGGAAATCGGCGGGACCTTCGACCCGCCCTCGGGGCGAACGTAACCGCGGTTGACGAGCACGGTCGGACCGCTGTCGACCGCGAAGGGCACCAGCACCTCGAACGCCGGCTCGCCCTCGATTGACCGCAACCGCGCCAGCACCTGCGCGTCGGGCAGGTACTTCCCGGTCGCGGTGACCCGGCGCCACTGGTCATCGGGCGCCGACGAATTCTGTTGCGGCAAAAGCGTTGTCACCGGCACCGGATCGGCGGTCACCGAGTGCGAGATCTGGTTGTTCTCCCGCGACGTCTTGGTGTTCTTGCCGAGCTGCCACGGCGCCAACACGGTGAAACACAGGTACGCGAACGCGACCACGACCACCGCCAGCGCCAGCCAGGACGGCTTGAACAAGAAGGTCCAGCGCTTCATCAGCTCGCGATTCCACGCGCGGAAAGCTGCTCGTCGACCCACTGATGCAGGCCGGGCAGAGACGCGTCGATCACGGAGAAGACGTCCTCGAAATCGTCGTGATCGCCGTAATAGGGGTCCTCGACGTCCAGCGCATGCGCCCCCGACCTCGGATCGAACGAGCGCAGCATCCGGACTCTGTCCGCATCGACGCCCATATCCGTCAGTATCCGCAGATGGTTGCGTCCCAGCGCGATGACGAGGTCGGCGGACAGATGGTCGTCGTCGATCTGTGCAGCACGGTGCGCCGAGGGGTATCCGTGCGCGCGAAGTACGTGACTGGCCCGGCGGTCAGCGGGCTCGCCCGCGTGCCAGCCGCCGGTACCCGCACTCGTCACCCGCACCGCACCCGTCAGACCACGCTCGCTGAGCTGGTGGGCGAACATCTTCTCCGCCATCGGCGAGCGACAGATGTTGCCCGAGCAGATGAAGGTGACGTGCAGCGGCGCGTCGGCTGACTCAGACACCGAGCACCGTCCGCAGCTCGTCCACGGTCGTGACCCGTGCGTGGGGGACGACGGCGTCGGGGCCCTCGAAGTCCGAGCGACCGTATCCCCAGGCAACCACCACGGTGTCGATGCCGTGCTCGGCGGCGCCCTCGACGTCGTGAGACCGGTCGCCGACCATCAGCACGCGGTCCGGCAGCGGCTCGAGCTGGGCCAACGCGCGTTTGACGACCTCGGACTTGGTGGCGCGCAAACCGTCGACGCTGGCGCCCGCGATGACCTCGAAATGCCCGTCGAGCCCGAAGTGGGTGAGGATCCGGACCGCCGTCGGCTCGGCCTTGGACGTCGCCACCGCCAGCCGAACTCCCGCGGTCCGCAGGTCGGCGAGCAGCGCGGGGATCCCGTCGAACGGGCGGTTCATCGCCCAACCCCGGTCAAGGTAGTCCTGCCGGTAGGCGGCGATCGCAGCGTCGGCCTGCTCACCGAGGCCCATGTCGCGCAGCGTGTGATGCATCGGCGGGCCGACGACCATGCCGGCCAGGTCGCCTTCGGGGGCGACGGCGCCCACGGCGTTTAGCGCATGACGGAAGCTCGCCACGATGCCCTGAGCCGAGTCGGTCAGGGTGCCGTCGAGGTCGAAGATCACCAATTGCGGGGACGCCGTCACAAACTCATTGTCCCCGACGGCCCACTAGTGTCGTGATGTGGCAAGCCAATCCCGCCCGGGAGCGCGCTATCACGGCGACCAGGCCGCAGGTCCGGGCATGCTGGACTTCGCCGTCAACGTCCGCGCTGACGTGCCGCCGTCGTGGCTGGTCGATCGGCTCACGGCGCGGATGGCCGACCTGGGCAGGTATCCCAGCGCCGCCGATGAGCAGCGTGCCCGCGCCGCCGTCGCCGCCAGGCACGGCCGCGAGACCGCCGAGGTGGCCCTGCTGGCCGGGGGCGCCGAAGGGTTCGCGCTGTTGCCCGCCCTGCAGCCACAGTCCGCGGCGCTGATCGCGCCGTCGTTCACCGAGCCCGAGGCCGTCCTCGCCGCGGCCGGTGTGCCATTCGAACACGTCGTGCTCGGCCCGCCCTACCAGCTCGCCGAGGCGGCCGTGCCCGACCATGCCGATCTCGTCATCGTCGGAAATCCGACCAACCCGACGTCGGTGCTGCATTTGCGCGAGCAGATGGCCGCGCTGCGCAGACCGGGCCGGATCGTGGTCGTCGACGAGGCGTTTGCGGACTCGGTGCCCGGTGAGGCGGAGTCTTTGGCGGCCGTACCGCTCCCGGATGTGGTGGTGCTGCGCAGCCTCACCAAGACATGGGCGCTGGCCGGCCTACGGGTGGGCTATGCGCTCGGACCCGCCGACCTGCTCGATCGGATGACCGCGCGACGCCCGCACTGGCCGCTGGGTACGCTGCAGCTCGAGGCGATCGCCGCCTGCAGCGCACCGCACGCCGTGGCCGAGGCCGAACGTGGCGCACAACGCCTGCACCGCCTGCGCGCAGAGATGGTCGACGGGCTGACTAGCATCGGCTTAGATGTCGTCGACGGATGCGCTCCCTTTGTCCTCTTCGCCGTCGAGGACGCTGAACTGATGCGAAAACACCTCGACGGCAAGGGCATTGCGGTGCGCCGGTGCGACACCTTCGTGGGACTGAAGGGCCAGTTCCTGCGTGCGGCGGTGCGGCCCGAGTGGCCGGTCCTGGTCGAGGCGATGGCCGAGGTGATCCGGTGAGCGCCCGGAGCCGCTCGGCCGGCGACATCAGACCACGGCTGTCCGACATCATCGACGTTCTCGAGACGGCCTACCCGCCGAACCTGGCCCAGGACTGGGATTCGGTGGGTTTGGTCTGCGGCGACCCGTCGGAGATCGTCGAGACGGTCACGGTCGCCGTGGACGCCACCGCCGCCGTCGTCGCCGAGGTGCCCGACCGGGGACTGCTGCTCGCGCATCATCCGCTGCTGTTGCGCGGGGTCGACACCGTCGCCGCCGACACCGCCAAAGGTGCGCTGCTGCACCAGATGATCCGTACCGGCCGGGCCCTGTTCACCGCGCACACCAACGCCGACGCGGCATCGCCTGGAGTATCGGACGCCCTGGCCGCCGCGCTGGGCCTGACGGTCGAAGAAGTCTTGGCGCCCATCCCGGCCGGGGCGGGCCTGGACAAGTGGGTGGTCTTCGTCCCCACCGAAAGCCCCGAAAACGCCGACGCGGTAAGGGAAGCGATGTTCGCCGCCGGCGCCGGACACATCGGCGACTACTCGCACTGCAGCTGGACCGCGACGGGTATCGGCCAATTCCTACCGCACGACGGTGCGACGCCGGCGATCGGCGCCGTCGGGATGATTGAGCGGGTGCCCGAGGAGCGCGTGGAGATGATCGCGCCGTCGCGGATTCGCGGCCGAGTGCTGGCGGCGATGCGCACGGCGCACCCGTACGAGGAGCCCGCGTTCGACGTCTTCGAGCTGGCACCCCTGCCGGGCGACGTCGGGTTGGGCCGGGTGGGCGCGCTGGCGCGGCCGGAGCCGTTGTCGGCCTTCGTGGCACGGGTGCACGACGCCCTGCCAGGCACGTCGTGGGGGATTCGCGCCTCCGGCGATCCCGAGGCGACGGTGTCGCGGGTGGCGGTCTGCGGCGGTGCAGGCGACTCCCTGCTCGACACCGTCGCGCGCGCCGAAGTGCAGGCCTTTGTGACCGCAGACCTTCGGCACCATCCCGCCGACGAGCACCGGCGGGCATCCGAGGTGGCGCTCATCGACGTCGCGCACTGGGCGAGCGAATACCCGTGGTGCACACAGGCCGCCGACCTGCTGCGAGACCGTTTCGGCGAAGCGTTACCCGTGCGGGTGTCAGCGGTTCGTACTGACCCTTGGAACGTGGAGAGAACGAGGCATGAAAGCTGAAGTGATTCAACAACGTTCGCTGCTCGAACTGGCCGAGCTGGACGCCGAACGAGGCCGTATCGAACATCGCGCGGGCCACCTCGCCGAGTTGCAACGGCTCGAAACCATCCAGGCGACGCACCGCGAAGCCAACGACCGGCTCGCCGTACTGCAGATCGCGCTCGACGACCTCAACGAGCAGGTGAGCAAGTTCGAGGCCGAGATCGACTCGGTCCGCCAGCGAGAGGATCGCGACCGCAAGCTGCTGGACTCGGGGGCCACAGATGCCAAACAGCTCACCGAGTTACAGCACGAACTGGAGACACTCGAGCGCAGGCAGGCCTCGCTGGAGGACTCGCTGCTGGAGATCATGGAGCGCCGCGAGGAGCTGCAGGGCGAGCAGGCCGCCGAGTTGACGAAGATCGACGAGCTGCAGAAGGACCTCGGGGAGGCGCAGCGAGCGTGCGACGAGGCGCGCGGTGAACTCGACCGCCAACGCGACCAATCACTTTCGCGGCGCGACGAACTCGTCGCCGGCCTGGACCCCGACCTGGTGGCGCTGTACGAGCGTCAGCGCACCCGCGGCGGCGCGGGAGCCGGGTTGCTTCAGGGCGGCCGGTGCGGCGCATGCCGCATCGAGATCGACCGTGGCGAACTGGCCAGGATCTCCGCCGCCGCGGACGACGAAGTGCTGCGGTGCCCCGAGTGTGGAGCGATTCTGTTGCGGGTCAAGGGGACCAGCGCGTGAAGGTTGTCGTCGAAGCCGACGGGGGATCGCGCGGCAACCCCGGCCCGGCTGGCTACGGTGCGGTCGTGTGGACCGCTGATCACAACACGGTGCTCGCCGAGCGCAAACAGGCGATCGGCCGTGCCACCAACAACGTCGCCGAGTACAGCGGGTTGATCGCCGGTTTGGAGGAGGCCGCGGACCTGGGTGCCTCCGAGGTCGACGTGAACATGGACTCCAAGCTGGTCGTGGAGCAGATGTCGGGACGCTGGAAGGTCAAGCATCCGGACATGGTGCCGCTGCATCAGGAGGCCACCGCGCTGTCGACGCGATTCGACCGCGTCACCTACACCTGGGTTCCGCGGGAGAAGAACAGCCATGCCGACCGCTTGGCGAACGAGGCGATGGATGCGGCGGCCGAACTGGAAACGTCCACGGCGGAACCGAAAACGGAGCAGGTCACCAACCCCGCCGGCTGGACGGGTGCGCGGGGTGCGCCGACCCGGTTCCTCCTGCTGCGACACGGGCAGACCGAACTGTCGGTGGAACGTAGGTATTCGGGCCGCGGCAACCCGGCGCTGACGGAACTCGGCCGTCGCCAGGCCGACGCGGCCGCGCAGTTCCTGGGCGACA contains:
- a CDS encoding SURF1 family cytochrome oxidase biogenesis protein; the encoded protein is MKRWTFLFKPSWLALAVVVVAFAYLCFTVLAPWQLGKNTKTSRENNQISHSVTADPVPVTTLLPQQNSSAPDDQWRRVTATGKYLPDAQVLARLRSIEGEPAFEVLVPFAVDSGPTVLVNRGYVRPEGGSKVPPISAPPAGTVSITARLRDSEGLVRDREPFRQDGALQVYSINVEQVSTLTGVPLAGSYLQLVEDQPGGLGVLGLPNLDAGPFLSYGIQWIAFGIIAPIGLGYFVRAEILQRRRDKAAKEAADATPDAPVTTEAKLADRYGRRR
- a CDS encoding low molecular weight protein-tyrosine-phosphatase, with amino-acid sequence MSESADAPLHVTFICSGNICRSPMAEKMFAHQLSERGLTGAVRVTSAGTGGWHAGEPADRRASHVLRAHGYPSAHRAAQIDDDHLSADLVIALGRNHLRILTDMGVDADRVRMLRSFDPRSGAHALDVEDPYYGDHDDFEDVFSVIDASLPGLHQWVDEQLSARGIAS
- a CDS encoding HAD-IA family hydrolase, which produces MTASPQLVIFDLDGTLTDSAQGIVASFRHALNAVGAVAPEGDLAGMVVGPPMHHTLRDMGLGEQADAAIAAYRQDYLDRGWAMNRPFDGIPALLADLRTAGVRLAVATSKAEPTAVRILTHFGLDGHFEVIAGASVDGLRATKSEVVKRALAQLEPLPDRVLMVGDRSHDVEGAAEHGIDTVVVAWGYGRSDFEGPDAVVPHARVTTVDELRTVLGV
- the cobC gene encoding Rv2231c family pyridoxal phosphate-dependent protein CobC; translated protein: MASQSRPGARYHGDQAAGPGMLDFAVNVRADVPPSWLVDRLTARMADLGRYPSAADEQRARAAVAARHGRETAEVALLAGGAEGFALLPALQPQSAALIAPSFTEPEAVLAAAGVPFEHVVLGPPYQLAEAAVPDHADLVIVGNPTNPTSVLHLREQMAALRRPGRIVVVDEAFADSVPGEAESLAAVPLPDVVVLRSLTKTWALAGLRVGYALGPADLLDRMTARRPHWPLGTLQLEAIAACSAPHAVAEAERGAQRLHRLRAEMVDGLTSIGLDVVDGCAPFVLFAVEDAELMRKHLDGKGIAVRRCDTFVGLKGQFLRAAVRPEWPVLVEAMAEVIR
- a CDS encoding Nif3-like dinuclear metal center hexameric protein; protein product: MRPRLSDIIDVLETAYPPNLAQDWDSVGLVCGDPSEIVETVTVAVDATAAVVAEVPDRGLLLAHHPLLLRGVDTVAADTAKGALLHQMIRTGRALFTAHTNADAASPGVSDALAAALGLTVEEVLAPIPAGAGLDKWVVFVPTESPENADAVREAMFAAGAGHIGDYSHCSWTATGIGQFLPHDGATPAIGAVGMIERVPEERVEMIAPSRIRGRVLAAMRTAHPYEEPAFDVFELAPLPGDVGLGRVGALARPEPLSAFVARVHDALPGTSWGIRASGDPEATVSRVAVCGGAGDSLLDTVARAEVQAFVTADLRHHPADEHRRASEVALIDVAHWASEYPWCTQAADLLRDRFGEALPVRVSAVRTDPWNVERTRHES
- a CDS encoding zinc ribbon domain-containing protein, with protein sequence MKAEVIQQRSLLELAELDAERGRIEHRAGHLAELQRLETIQATHREANDRLAVLQIALDDLNEQVSKFEAEIDSVRQREDRDRKLLDSGATDAKQLTELQHELETLERRQASLEDSLLEIMERREELQGEQAAELTKIDELQKDLGEAQRACDEARGELDRQRDQSLSRRDELVAGLDPDLVALYERQRTRGGAGAGLLQGGRCGACRIEIDRGELARISAAADDEVLRCPECGAILLRVKGTSA
- a CDS encoding bifunctional RNase H/acid phosphatase — encoded protein: MKVVVEADGGSRGNPGPAGYGAVVWTADHNTVLAERKQAIGRATNNVAEYSGLIAGLEEAADLGASEVDVNMDSKLVVEQMSGRWKVKHPDMVPLHQEATALSTRFDRVTYTWVPREKNSHADRLANEAMDAAAELETSTAEPKTEQVTNPAGWTGARGAPTRFLLLRHGQTELSVERRYSGRGNPALTELGRRQADAAAQFLGDRGGISAVITSPLQRAHDTADAAAKALGLDVSVDADLIETDFGGWEGLTFGEAAERDPALHKRWLRDTSVAPPDGESFDAAAERVGRARARIISEHPGETVLVVSHVTPIKTLLRMALDAGPSVLYRMHLDLASLSIAEFYPDGAASVRLVNQTAYLG